Proteins encoded in a region of the Bartonella taylorii genome:
- a CDS encoding sensor histidine kinase, translated as MQEKVQEKVDKESDTKMQSLSEIERSAFREIAERLRGELHSSVRCEHLVKETAVLLPSAQTLTANTIEQTLIKEPAVVLSLLDTAIKSVFWLDRQGFIQSVSSAALALTGYEINELLAQPLSSLFTLQSQFLVEKYFKLIRAKGKSRIFNRETAELVTKNHKNITVSMTIIPLARQDNYAVILHDMTGTTPPIDKKAEENKIVGVVHEMRTPLNALIGFAEIMRDGRFGMIDNERYRGYLRDIVSSGKHILSLVNQLLECSKANYSGSNDQINTPLIAEAFDVISCLRASMAFLETQANHNGIIMRIVAPAHVPFIGVSQQILRQIVWNLLSNAIRFTPSGGQIIVHVSYGKKERVKIAVSDNGIGMSDEEIVQALQPYGQVERKDGRSGDSAFMGTGLGLPLCKAMVEESGGQFLLFSKPNHGTTVEMFFPVFHEANHP; from the coding sequence ATGCAAGAAAAAGTTCAAGAGAAAGTAGATAAAGAATCGGATACCAAAATGCAGAGTCTTTCGGAGATAGAGCGTTCAGCTTTTCGTGAGATCGCAGAACGATTGCGTGGAGAGTTGCATTCATCTGTAAGATGCGAGCACTTGGTTAAGGAAACGGCGGTTTTGTTGCCAAGTGCACAGACATTGACGGCAAATACTATAGAACAAACTCTCATAAAAGAGCCAGCAGTGGTTTTATCATTGTTGGATACAGCGATTAAAAGCGTTTTTTGGTTAGATAGACAGGGCTTTATTCAATCGGTCAGCAGTGCTGCTTTGGCATTAACTGGCTATGAAATAAATGAATTGCTGGCACAACCATTATCATCATTATTTACTTTGCAGAGCCAATTTTTAGTTGAAAAATATTTTAAATTGATCCGTGCAAAAGGAAAAAGTCGGATTTTCAATCGCGAAACAGCTGAGTTGGTGACGAAAAATCATAAAAATATAACAGTTTCTATGACGATTATACCTTTGGCACGGCAAGACAATTATGCTGTTATATTGCATGATATGACAGGAACAACTCCACCAATAGATAAAAAAGCAGAAGAGAATAAAATAGTTGGAGTTGTTCATGAAATGCGGACGCCTTTGAATGCTCTCATTGGTTTTGCAGAAATTATGAGAGATGGCCGTTTTGGTATGATAGACAATGAACGTTATCGTGGATATTTACGCGATATTGTCTCATCTGGAAAACATATATTATCGTTGGTTAATCAATTGCTAGAATGCTCGAAAGCAAATTATTCTGGCTCGAATGACCAGATCAATACGCCTCTTATAGCTGAAGCATTTGATGTGATATCTTGTTTGCGTGCTAGTATGGCTTTTCTTGAAACACAGGCTAATCATAATGGCATTATCATGCGTATTGTTGCTCCAGCTCATGTGCCATTTATTGGGGTGTCACAGCAGATATTGCGGCAAATTGTATGGAATCTTCTTTCCAATGCCATTCGTTTTACGCCATCGGGTGGGCAAATTATTGTTCATGTTTCTTATGGAAAAAAAGAGCGCGTAAAGATTGCAGTAAGTGATAACGGTATAGGGATGAGTGATGAAGAGATTGTACAGGCATTGCAACCTTATGGTCAGGTAGAGCGTAAAGATGGCAGATCTGGTGATAGTGCTTTTATGGGAACTGGTTTGGGGTTACCGCTGTGTAAGGCAATGGTGGAAGAAAGTGGTGGTCAATTTTTATTATTTTCAAAACCCAATCATGGAACAACTGTGGAAATGTTTTTTCCTGTGTTCCATGAGGCAAACCATCCATAA